A stretch of the Malus domestica chromosome 08, GDT2T_hap1 genome encodes the following:
- the LOC103440334 gene encoding ATP sulfurylase 2, whose product MSPTIKLHDRHLNLLNNNNIGISKPKTELLHFKLKFRTKPIYHSDPLLSVAYNSTMHASSAHPPQSGVIKSSLIDPDGGALVDLVVPKSQRFAKALKAEALPKVRLTKIDLEWVHVVSEGWASPLRGFMREDQYLQSLHFNSLRIEDGSLVNMSLPIVLAIDDETKERIGSSNDVGLVGPDGNLVGVLNSIEIYKHNKEERIARTWGSTAPGLPYVEEVITPAGNWLIGGDLEVLDRIKYNDGLDHYRLSPQQLRKEFDRRRADAVFAFQLRNPVHNGHALLMNDTRRRLLDMGYKNPILLLHPLGGFTKPDDVPLDVRMEQHSKVLEDGVLDPETTIVGIFPSPMHYAGPTEVQWHAKARINAGANFYIVGRDPAGMGHPTEKRDLYDPDHGKKVLSMAPGLEKLNILPFRVAAYDTVEKKMAFFDPSRAKDFLFISGTKMRAYAKSGENPPDGFMCPSGWKVLVNYYESLQTEEASQQQAVLST is encoded by the exons ATGTCTCCCACCATTAAACTCCACGACCGCCACCTCAATctcctcaacaacaacaacatcgGCATCtccaaacccaaaaccgaaCTCCTACACTTCAAGCTCAAATTCCGAACCAAACCCATCTACCACTCCGACCCGTTGCTCTCCGTCGCCTACAACTCCACAATGCACGCCTCCTCCGCTCACCCGCCTCAGTCCGGCGTCATCAAGAGCTCCCTGATCGACCCCGACGGCGGGGCCCTGGTCGATCTCGTGGTGCCGAAGAGCCAGAGGTTTGCCAAGGCTTTGAAGGCGGAGGCGCTGCCCAAGGTGCGGCTGACGAAGATTGATCTCGAGTGGGTACACGTCGTCAGCGAGGGGTGGGCCAGCCCGCTGCGGGGATTTATGAGAGAAGACCAGTACTTGCAGAGCTTGCATTTTAATTCGCTGCGAATCGAAGACGGGTCGTTGGTCAACATGTCACTGCCCATTGTATTGGCGATTGACGACGAGACTAAGGAGAGAATCGGGTCGTCGAATGATGTCGGGCTGGTCGGTCCGGATGGTAATTTGGTTGGCGTATTGAACAg cATTGAGATTTACAAGCATAACAAAGAAGAAAGGATTGCTAGGACTTGGGGATCAACCGCGCCGGGATTGCCATACGTTGAGGAGGTGATCACTCCGGCTGGAAACTGGCTTATTGGCGGAGACTTGGAAGTACTAGACCGTATCAAATATAACGACGGGCTTGATCACTATAGGCTCTCTCCTCAACAGCTCCGGAAAGAATTTGACAGGCGTCGAGCTGATGCAGTTTTCGCCTTTCAGTTGAGAAATCCCGTGCATAATGGCCACGCCTTGTTGATGAACGACACACGCAGGCGACTCTTGGACATGGGATACAAGAATCCAATACTGTTGCTTCATCCCTTGGGAGGTTTCACAAAGCCTGACGATGTGCCATTGGATGTTCGGATGGAGCAACATAGCAAG GTCCTAGAAGATGGAGTTCTTGACCCGGAAACTACTATTGTGGGTATATTCCCATCACCTATGCACTACGCAGGTCCAACTGAAGTACAGTGGCATGCCAAAGCTCGGATAAATGCAGGTGCAAATTTCTACATTGTCGGCCGTGATCCTGCTGGTATGGGACACCCCACAGAGAAGAGGGATCTATATGACCCTGATCATGGGAAAAAGGTGTTAAGCATGGCTCCCGGGCTCGAGAAGCTCAATATTTTGCCTTTCAGG GTGGCAGCTTATGACACTGTGGAGAAGAAGATGGCATTTTTCGATCCTTCACGCGCTAAAGATTTCCTCTTCATCTCTGGAACCAAG ATGCGTGCTTATGCAAAGAGCGGCGAAAACCCTCCTGATGGTTTTATGTGTCCGTCGGGATGGAAGGTTCTCGTCAACTATTACGAGAGCTTGCAAACAGAAGAGGCATCGCAGCAACAAGCAGTGTTATCCACTTAG